Proteins found in one Fusarium oxysporum Fo47 chromosome V, complete sequence genomic segment:
- a CDS encoding uncharacterized protein (uncharacterized ACR, COG2135-domain containing protein), translating to MCGRYALALRPSQIRQMLEEDGLEIDDAPEDVGDGAPRSSYNFAPGYHGVVYRASTSDQNTTREDEPREKQNDATQDPKYPKDYIKYKLQSMKWGLVPSWTRRNPDYGSMLKTINCRDDSLSSPGGMWASMKTRKRCIVIAQGFYEWLKNGKERLPYYVTRKDAHLMCFAGLWDRVQFEGSGETLYSYTIITTSTNSELKFLHDRMPVIFDPNSSSIATWLDPSRKQWSDELQGLLKPFEGDLDVYRVSQDVGKVGNNSPTFIVPLDSKANKSNIMNFFNNDHQGNQKSLQPVIDKGAQVLKGENEKQSGTVRKDTRLVAEGSKAVKRKANESLDPYDALEGNPKRQHRGHVSALKNKRQDKEKYKEEGLRKITRFFNSKE from the exons ATGTGCGGAAGATATGCATTGGCCCTG CGGCCGTCCCAGATCCGTCAGATGCTCGAGGAAGATGGACtggagattgatgatgcACCAGAAGATGTCGGGGATGGTGCCCCTCGAAGCAGCTATAACTTTGCCCCAGGGTATCACGGCGTCGTTTACCGCGCTAGCACATCAGACCAAAATACTACACGAGAAGATGAACCACGTGAGAAGCAGAACGACGCCACTCAGGATCCCAAGTACCCAAAGGACTATATCAAGTACAAGCTACAGTCAATGAAATGGGGCCTTGTCCCTTCGTGGACAAGAAGGAACCCAGATTATGGTTCCATGTTGAAGACCATCAACTGCCGTGACGACTCACTCAGCTCACCTGGAGGAATGTGGGCCAGCATGAAGACTCGCAAAAGATGCATCGTGATTGCTCAAGGATTTTATGAGTGGCTCAAAAACGGAAAGGAGAGGTTGCCTTACTACGTGACACGAAAGGACGCACATTTGATGTGCTTTGCCGGCCTTTGGGACCGCGTACAGTTTGAAG GGTCGGGAGAAACATTATACTCGTACACAATCATCACCACAAGCACCAACTCAGAACTCAAGTTTCTTCATGATCGTATGCCTGTGATCTTTGATCCTAACTCATCGAGTATTGCGACATGGCTTGACCCATCCCGAAAACAATGGTCCGATGAGCTGCAAGGACTTCTGAAGCCGTTCGAAGGAGATCTGGATGTTTATCGAGTTTCTCAAGATGTCGGCAAAGTCGGCAACAACTCACCCACCTTTATCGTCCCATTAGACAGCAAGGCGAACAAGTCAAACATAatgaacttcttcaacaatgacCACCAAGGGAATCAGAAGTCATTGCAGCCAGTGATAGATAAAGGAGCTCAAGTTTTAAAAGGGGAAAATGAGAAACAAAGCGGGACTGTTCGAAAGGATACGCGATTGGTTGCTGAAGGATCGAAAGCCGTAAAACGCAAGGCCAATGAGAGTCTTGATCCCTATGATGCTTTAGAGGGTAATCCAAAGCGGCAACATAGAGGTCATGTCAGCGCGTTGAAAAACAAAAGGCAAGATAAAGAGAAGTATAAGGAGGAAGGTTTAAGAAAAATAACAAGGTTTTTTAATAgtaaagaataa